The nucleotide sequence TCCGTGCCCTGAGCGCGGACCCGGACCCCCGGAGCGGGGCCCTGGCCGTCAGCCGGTTTCGGTGCTCACCCAGGCGAGATACTCGCCGCTGCCGCCCACGATCGGCGTCACCACGATCTCCGGCAGGTCGTACGGATGCACCTCGCGCAGGTGTGCCGTCAGCGCCTCGGCCCGGGCCGCCGTGGTCTTCACCTCGACCCGCCACTCGGGCTCGGTCCGCACCTCACCGCCCCACCGGTAGACGGTGGTGATCGGGACGAGCTGCGCGCAGGCGCCGAGCCGGGCCGCCACGACGCCGGCGGCCAGCTCGCGCGCCGCCGCCTCGCTGCCCGCCGTCGTGGTGACGATGACGCATGCCTCGGACATGGCCGCAGACTAGGGGGTGTCTGATGGATCTTCGGCGGCGCGGATCGACGCCCAGACGCCGACCAGCTGCGTTGTGTCATCACCCGATGGCGCGGCATCGAGCTACTTCGACGCCTTGCTGGACCGACGCCTGAACGCCGCCCGCATCCACCAAGATCCATCAGACACCCCCTAGTTGACAAGCCTCGCTCGGCGGCGAATACTCGAAGTCGAGTATTCGAGCTGGAGGAGTTGCCGTGGCCGCCACCCGTCCGTCCAATCCGCTGGCACTGGCCGTGCTCGTGCTGCTGTGGGAACGGCCCATGCACCCCTACGAGATGTCGAGCACCCTGCGCGAGCGGCGCAAGGAGGACAGCATCAAGCTCAACTACGGCTCGCTGTACTCCGTCGTCGAGTCGCTGCAGAAGCGCGGTCTGATCGAGGTGGGCGCGACGGTGCGCGAGGGGCGGCGGCCGGAGCGCACGGTCTACGCCATCACCGAGACCGGCGGCCAGATCATGGTCGACTGGCTGGTCGAGCTGCTGAGCACGCCGAAGAAGGAGTTCACCCAGTTCGAGGCGGCGCTGTCGCTGGCCGGCGCGCTGCCGCCGGACGAGGT is from Jiangella alkaliphila and encodes:
- the cutA gene encoding divalent-cation tolerance protein CutA, with protein sequence MSEACVIVTTTAGSEAAARELAAGVVAARLGACAQLVPITTVYRWGGEVRTEPEWRVEVKTTAARAEALTAHLREVHPYDLPEIVVTPIVGGSGEYLAWVSTETG
- a CDS encoding PadR family transcriptional regulator — translated: MAATRPSNPLALAVLVLLWERPMHPYEMSSTLRERRKEDSIKLNYGSLYSVVESLQKRGLIEVGATVREGRRPERTVYAITETGGQIMVDWLVELLSTPKKEFTQFEAALSLAGALPPDEVIELLGQRLRNLRFQQKAVEAMFEEARSVNLPRLFMIEAEFSAALLTAETAFVEQLLTELRAGSLGGFAMWQRMHELRQDGVPPDEIEAKLSVEFADDLAFAQPYEKT